The window GGGAAAATACGGTCTATGATTAATTTTGTATAAGATTAATAATTCTTTTTTCCGGATAACAAACGATATATTGCTGGTGTAACAAACAGCACAAAAAATGCAGAAGTGGTAAGTCCCCCTATAGTTGATAAAGCAAGAGTTCCCCACAATCGAGATTCACCTCCTGAGATAACCAAAGGTAATAAACCGAATACGGTTGTCATTGTAGTCATTAAGATAGGGCGCAATCGTTGCGAAGCCCCCTCAATAATAGCTTTTCGAATTGAAGTTCCATTTTTGTGTAGATTTGAAATCTTGGCAACCATCAATATTGCGTTATTAACGACAATGCCGCTAAGCAAAATAACGCCTATATATGCTGAGCGGTCGAAATTAGTCTCAGTTAGCCAAAAGATCAAGAATACTCCAATCAAACCCAATGGTACGGTTAGCATGATAATAAAAGGTTTTACCAGGCTTTCGTAGAGCGCTGCAACTACCATAAATACCAGGAGAAAAGAAATTACAAAAATGGTGTAAATTTCCTTCTCTTCTTCTTCACTCAGGAACCATTTTGGCCGTTCCAATTTATAACCTGGCGGTAATTCGGTATTTTCAATAATCCCATCTACCAATTGATTGCCAAACTTGTATGGCCCCCGGTATTCAAAAGTTACCCAACGTTGGTATTGCTGGTTCTCCCGAACAATTTCCGATTGAACTTGTACTTCAACGATGGATGCAATCTCGTTTAACCTGACGCTTTCTCCTCCTCCGGATCGGATGGTTACGGAATATAAATCCTGCAGATCGAAATCTTTAAAGTCTGCATATTTGATGCGGTAAATCTGCTCCTTTCCTTCCAACCGAATTTTCTGCCAACTTTGATTTTCGCGCAAGTAAGCCGATACCTGGCTGAGGACATCGCTGACAGTAAGACCATATTTGGATAAACCTGCATGCTTGACTTTTAGGATGGTCTCTGTTTGATCGCCAACACCCCGAAATCTGCCGGAACCAGATGTATTGATTTCACGAATCCTCGCATTTCGCTGTAATTTACTGCCCAAATCTTCAGCAATTTTACGGACTTCAGCAAAATTATATCCCAATACTTGAATACGAAAATTTGGTGCAGAACCACCTAGTCCCGAATAAAATCCCGGTCCGAAGCCATATACACTAATGCCAATTCCTGCAAACCGGCTGGCCAAAACCATCAACTGTTCTTTTAAGATTAAGGGGTAGGCGGTCATTTGTTGCGATTTTAAAAAGTCTATCCGGATTTTCACACGTTCCGGGAATACATTTGTTGTCACCCGTTTAATGCCTTCTAATCCAACCACTTTATCTTCGAACACATGGGCAATATCATCGGCACGCTGCAATTGAGCGCCTTTGGGCATTCGTACAGAGCATTCCAAGTAAGTGCCGCCGCCAAAGCTCCAAATCCTGCCTTTGGTTACATTTTTATCGAAGTTATAATAGGCATAAAAAAAAAGTCCAACAGTAAGAAGAACCGTAAGTAATGGCCATCTTATTGACCATTGTAACGCGACTTGATAATAGTGATCAAGATGTTTAGCGCCAGACTTTGCATGAAGGGTTGTTCGAGCCGCAACCGCCGGCGTGAACAGAAGTGCTACCAATAGACTGGACAGTAGCGCAAGGCAGACGGCTAAAGTAAAGGGTAAATAGAATACTCTCAATTCGCCGGTAAGATATAGGAAAGGTAAAAAAACCACCACCGTAGTTAGCGTGCTCGCCAACAAAGGTAGAAAAACTTCTTTGGTACCATTCACAGCTGCTTGAATGGCGGGCAATCCTTTTTCACGGTTAATATGAATATTATCGATGACCACGATAGCATTGTCCACCAGCATACCGAATCCCAATGCTAATCCGGCCAGGGTTAAAATATTCAGTGTTAAACCAAAGAAATAAAACAGGTTTAAAGTAAGGAGGATGGCAAATGCTACAGTTGACATGACAAGAAACGGCAGTCTGATACTCCCCAGAAAAAGGAACAACACAACAAAAATAATAACCAGGCAAAAAGCCGACCTGGATGTGAGAGATTGAAGGTCGCTACGAATTTGTTCGCTTTCGTCATAAATCTTCAACAGCCGCATTCCCGGTGGTAGTTTCTCTATAAGACTTTTTAATTTTTTGAATGACTCATTAGCTACGGAAATCGTGTTGGTGCCAGGTTCCCGATGGAGGATTAACGAAACCGAAGGATTGCCATCGATGCGAACCAATTGCTGGACATTTTGGTATGCGCGTTCGACTGTAGCGATTTCACCTAATCGAACAATAGTATTGTTGACAGGGATTGGAAGAGCCCGTAGTTCATCGATAGTATAAATCGGGTTGAGGACTATTAAATCTGTTTGTAAACTTTGTTTATCCAAGACGCCGCCCTGTTTGCGAAGATTAATGTCGCGCATGGCGCTGTGGATCTGGTTCGGTAATATATTTAAATTTGCCATTTTGCGGCGGTCAAGTAAAATATGAATTTCAAGATCCTGCCCGCCATGAACCAGGACATCAGCAACACCAGGAACGGCTAGCAGGGGATTGCGCAGTTTTTCGAGCGCCATTTGCCGCACTTCATATAAAGAGTAGGGGCCGGTGAATTGGTAACTCAAGAACGCTTCCTGGCGGAATTCCTCCGGCACAAACTTTTGAATTTGTGGCGTCGTGGCATTGTGTGGAAGATTCTCACGAACCAGGGCCAATTGTTCGGATAGCCGAAGCGCTGCAAAATCGATGCGTGTATCTCGGGTAAACTCCACGTCAACCTGCGACCGACCCTCCCGGGAAATGGAGGTGAGATTTTGCACACCTGGCAGACTGGCAACCACAGCTTCTATGGGCGAGGTGATAAATGCTTCTACAGCTTCCGGAGATGCGTTTGGCCAGGTCGTATGAACTGCTAATTTTGGCAGCTCCGCTTTGGGGGTTAATTCTAATGGCAGCCTAAAAGCAGAATAGATGCCTGTAACCACGATCACCAGCATAAACATACTGACTGCGATGGGCCGGTTGATGATTTTTTGGAGGATAGTCATATTTCAATAAATTTAAATTAATGACTTTAATAATTTCTTTCAACCTCAACCCGATACCGTTTTACTTCTTATTGTACCTTCTTCATTCGGTTCTATAGTATACACCTTGTCCTTTTTCCACCGAGATCCGGATTCAAAAATTCTACCTCTTCCCTGAAAAGGAGTTCTTATATTTGTGATCATTTGATAAATAAAACGACCTTCAGCATCTAATACATCTAGCAGAAAATCATCCTGAAGTTTTTTTGACGTCAAAACCCAAATATTTCCATCCTCACGAATTGCTAAACCTTGAATATCATCATAATATTCAGGTATTGGTTTTGTATATGATGTGCTGTTTAATATAAAGCTAGGTCGGTTGCGCTTTTTCCTTCTCTTCAGCTGTTAAATGTGTTGGATTAAATTCGCGTAAAATATTTCGCAACCGATTGCCCTTTTCTCCAAATTGTACTATAGAATAACGATTTTGATAGCAAGTAAAAATATTGTTTTTTGCATCGATATCCACATGAACTCTGACGAGATCATCAATTCCTCGTGCTCCATCAGCAATAGCAAAAACCGGGTATTCGATTGAAAACAATTCTTCATTAATATTACCCTTTGTATCCATTGTTTTGAAGGTTCTGGTTTCAATTTTGCTTTCAAAATCGATTTCAGAAATTGAAAATAGAATATTATCTTCTTTTGTGAGTAAAAAGTCCTGTAATCCAGGGAACCTGGGAAAAAGATCGTCAGTTTTATAATCAAATAACCTTACTCCCTCTGAATTGAAAACCGTTATCCTCCTGTTTGTACCATCATTGACAATTATTTGATCTTTGGAGTTTATGAGAATCCTATTCGGAGATTCAAATTCTCCTGGTCCTTGACCTTTCCTGCCGATGGTGAGGGTATAATTTCCACTTAAATCAAACTTCTGGATACGGTGATTGCCTCGATCAAGAACATAACAATTTCCTTTACTGTCAACATCAATAAACCATGCCCGGTAGAATAAGTAATTCTCATCGGTACTTTCACTTCCTATGCTAAGCTCTTCGATGAAATTTAATTTGCGTATTTCTTTGTCAATGGGTGTGGCTGGATTGTGGACTATAGTGACACCATTCTCTTGGTATATTTGAATTTCATCAGAGGCATTGTTACTGCAAGAAAATAATATCATAGCGGAAATTAAACAGAGTATACTTTTTACTTTTTCCTCCATAACTTTTCAGTCTTTACTTAATTCTCAATTGATACTTATGAATAACCGGATTTGGAATACTGCCATCCTCCCTCATATCTGGCCATTATCCGTAAACCTGGCTCTTGTTGGTTGCCAACGTACCCCAGGATGAATTTGGCTTGCATCCAATTTTCGCAGCAATTCTCCATCCGAATTAAATAATAAAACGTCTCTATGATCATTGATCAGAAACCTTCCTTGTGAACTAACATCTAAAGAATACCGGTTGCCAATTGGAATGCTGTCTGATAGGGGAATGGAGGCTGAAAGTTGGAACAGGTCATCAAAGGATTCTGCGGCAGCAAAAGTTTGTTCAAATTCTGGAGAAACATACTTGGGAATATTTTGTCCGAAAACCGGGTCAGAGCCATAAAACATATATAATTGTAAAATGCTGAGAAGAAATATTTTCAACATAATTTTACTCTGAAGTCCATTCGAATATCTTTTACTATTTCGTTATGGTTTGATTAATCCATAAACCCAAATACTCTCAAAACCATCTTTATCCAATTTTTTTCCAAGGATATAATCATTTCCAATTTCATATACTAGAATATTATTATGTATTTTGATTTCAAACAGGTATTGACCATCTTGATTAAAAACCCACCAAACTATGGAATTTTTACGGTTAGGCAAGTGTTCCCCGATCCATAAATTGCCGGCATTATCAATGATCATGCTAGAGTAAGCCGGTTTACTTTTTGAATCCGGCATATTAGAAAGTAATTTAGCCTGCCTTTTTTTAATATCTGGATCATCAAAATAGCCAATTGTAACATTTTTATCAGCCTCTATCTCTTCTTTGGATAAATGTAAATCTACAACACCTACCAATTGGATAATCCGATTCAGTTTACCTGTTGGTGTGTAAACATGAATGTCAAATCTGTCACTGGTACCTATATATGCTTTATTTTGGTAAACTGCACTTACTGGAGAATGGCTGTATGGCAAGTTAAATGAAAAAGAAAATATTTCTTTCTCGACAGACATAAAAATTTCCTTTCCAGGTAAAATAGCTACAGTATCAATCAACATACCAAGGGGTGAATAACGGTAGTACGGTGCCGGGTGGCGTTTTATTCCATTAGATTTATCTCCTCTTTCCAATCTTGAACTCCAGATAGTAGATATAAATAATGTACCATCAGAAAAGACCTTTACATCACTAAAAGAATGTTTTATATCTCTTTCCAAATTAAAATCTTCCACAAAAATTCCATGGTTGTCGAATATTGTTACGCGGTAAAGGCTGGCGTCAAATGCAATTAGAGAATCATTTGAGAACTTGTGAATTGATGATAAACGGGAAAACTCACCCGGCCCTTTACCGGGTCTGCCGATAACTTTTTTAAAATTACCTTTTTGATCGTAAAACCGCAATTCTCCTGAACCCGAATTCGCTACCACAACCCGACCGTCCTCAAATCGCACTGCTCCAATTATACGGAAAAAAGCATCATCGACTAATGAGAGAATTGGTTCTACAGGTATATACCAATTTTTCTCCTTATGCCAAAGTGGCTCTCGGTTTTCGATTATTTTTATGCCCAAACTGTCTCGTACTGTATTTTGTGCTTGTTGGGTTTCGTTTGATGAACAGGCAACAGAACCCAATACCAAG is drawn from candidate division KSB1 bacterium and contains these coding sequences:
- a CDS encoding efflux RND transporter permease subunit; its protein translation is MTILQKIINRPIAVSMFMLVIVVTGIYSAFRLPLELTPKAELPKLAVHTTWPNASPEAVEAFITSPIEAVVASLPGVQNLTSISREGRSQVDVEFTRDTRIDFAALRLSEQLALVRENLPHNATTPQIQKFVPEEFRQEAFLSYQFTGPYSLYEVRQMALEKLRNPLLAVPGVADVLVHGGQDLEIHILLDRRKMANLNILPNQIHSAMRDINLRKQGGVLDKQSLQTDLIVLNPIYTIDELRALPIPVNNTIVRLGEIATVERAYQNVQQLVRIDGNPSVSLILHREPGTNTISVANESFKKLKSLIEKLPPGMRLLKIYDESEQIRSDLQSLTSRSAFCLVIIFVVLFLFLGSIRLPFLVMSTVAFAILLTLNLFYFFGLTLNILTLAGLALGFGMLVDNAIVVIDNIHINREKGLPAIQAAVNGTKEVFLPLLASTLTTVVVFLPFLYLTGELRVFYLPFTLAVCLALLSSLLVALLFTPAVAARTTLHAKSGAKHLDHYYQVALQWSIRWPLLTVLLTVGLFFYAYYNFDKNVTKGRIWSFGGGTYLECSVRMPKGAQLQRADDIAHVFEDKVVGLEGIKRVTTNVFPERVKIRIDFLKSQQMTAYPLILKEQLMVLASRFAGIGISVYGFGPGFYSGLGGSAPNFRIQVLGYNFAEVRKIAEDLGSKLQRNARIREINTSGSGRFRGVGDQTETILKVKHAGLSKYGLTVSDVLSQVSAYLRENQSWQKIRLEGKEQIYRIKYADFKDFDLQDLYSVTIRSGGGESVRLNEIASIVEVQVQSEIVRENQQYQRWVTFEYRGPYKFGNQLVDGIIENTELPPGYKLERPKWFLSEEEEKEIYTIFVISFLLVFMVVAALYESLVKPFIIMLTVPLGLIGVFLIFWLTETNFDRSAYIGVILLSGIVVNNAILMVAKISNLHKNGTSIRKAIIEGASQRLRPILMTTMTTVFGLLPLVISGGESRLWGTLALSTIGGLTTSAFFVLFVTPAIYRLLSGKKNY
- a CDS encoding 6-bladed beta-propeller — translated: MEEKVKSILCLISAMILFSCSNNASDEIQIYQENGVTIVHNPATPIDKEIRKLNFIEELSIGSESTDENYLFYRAWFIDVDSKGNCYVLDRGNHRIQKFDLSGNYTLTIGRKGQGPGEFESPNRILINSKDQIIVNDGTNRRITVFNSEGVRLFDYKTDDLFPRFPGLQDFLLTKEDNILFSISEIDFESKIETRTFKTMDTKGNINEELFSIEYPVFAIADGARGIDDLVRVHVDIDAKNNIFTCYQNRYSIVQFGEKGNRLRNILREFNPTHLTAEEKEKAQPT
- a CDS encoding 6-bladed beta-propeller, giving the protein MKLTITTIFYYILLLSLSLILVLGSVACSSNETQQAQNTVRDSLGIKIIENREPLWHKEKNWYIPVEPILSLVDDAFFRIIGAVRFEDGRVVVANSGSGELRFYDQKGNFKKVIGRPGKGPGEFSRLSSIHKFSNDSLIAFDASLYRVTIFDNHGIFVEDFNLERDIKHSFSDVKVFSDGTLFISTIWSSRLERGDKSNGIKRHPAPYYRYSPLGMLIDTVAILPGKEIFMSVEKEIFSFSFNLPYSHSPVSAVYQNKAYIGTSDRFDIHVYTPTGKLNRIIQLVGVVDLHLSKEEIEADKNVTIGYFDDPDIKKRQAKLLSNMPDSKSKPAYSSMIIDNAGNLWIGEHLPNRKNSIVWWVFNQDGQYLFEIKIHNNILVYEIGNDYILGKKLDKDGFESIWVYGLIKP